A single Paenibacillus kribbensis DNA region contains:
- a CDS encoding lipopolysaccharide biosynthesis protein translates to MSTWTAARKVFTGDSLAKTIMRTSFNNFFVLIVTTLTSILTARMLGVEGKGELAAVLFWPTLIGSVLSFGLPTSLIYNIKKKTGTTEELLSLSLWIQLPASLLAGAVAWICMPMWLSGYGADIIQLSQLYCAAAIPLAVLTALTTALSQGLDRFSVYNGLLFYYPLLNFIGLVTLWLMGLLNVQLAGTVNFAASLLALMWAFLRLRKHMNLRAFRPFTRREVLRPYYSYGARVYGMELMGTLSTQTDKIVIVALLSPKAFGLYSVVYALSRVFNVVQNAVTNVTFPKVTGMEHSKIVETVGRAFRISMAAMLIVIVPALFIGRYMLGLLYGPAFLEASLTFYLLSLECIIGGGSWILASAFNALGRPGLVLFRQIVAYAITVGLFFICTPIFGLDGIAIALLAGACIRLAFSLFSFPMFFNVPLSRIVFDKSDITFVIQTIQKKRRKGELKDAEFASHG, encoded by the coding sequence ATGAGCACATGGACAGCAGCAAGGAAAGTATTCACGGGTGACAGTCTTGCCAAAACGATCATGCGTACGAGCTTTAACAATTTTTTTGTACTGATCGTTACGACCCTGACCTCCATCCTGACCGCGCGTATGCTCGGAGTAGAGGGGAAAGGGGAACTGGCAGCGGTTCTGTTTTGGCCAACGCTGATCGGCAGTGTATTGAGCTTCGGCTTGCCCACGTCACTCATTTATAACATCAAGAAGAAAACAGGTACGACAGAAGAATTGCTGTCGCTGTCGCTGTGGATTCAGCTGCCTGCCAGTTTGCTGGCTGGGGCTGTGGCCTGGATATGCATGCCCATGTGGCTTAGTGGCTATGGGGCGGATATTATCCAGCTGTCTCAGCTCTATTGTGCCGCAGCGATACCGCTCGCGGTGCTTACAGCACTGACGACGGCTCTGTCGCAAGGGTTGGATCGCTTTAGCGTCTACAACGGCCTGCTGTTTTACTACCCGTTGTTGAACTTCATCGGCCTGGTGACACTGTGGTTGATGGGCTTGCTCAATGTCCAGCTGGCGGGGACGGTGAATTTTGCGGCAAGTCTCCTTGCGCTGATGTGGGCGTTCCTCCGTTTGAGAAAGCATATGAATTTGCGTGCTTTTCGCCCGTTTACCCGTCGCGAGGTGCTCCGCCCTTATTATAGCTATGGAGCGAGAGTCTACGGGATGGAGTTGATGGGGACCCTGTCCACACAAACGGACAAAATTGTCATTGTGGCGCTGCTGTCTCCCAAAGCCTTCGGTCTATACTCTGTTGTCTACGCCTTGTCGCGTGTGTTCAATGTGGTGCAAAATGCCGTCACTAACGTCACTTTTCCCAAGGTGACCGGGATGGAGCACAGCAAGATTGTCGAAACAGTGGGCCGTGCTTTCCGCATCTCGATGGCTGCCATGCTGATCGTCATTGTGCCCGCTCTCTTCATTGGACGCTATATGCTGGGTTTGCTGTACGGGCCCGCTTTTCTGGAAGCATCGCTAACGTTCTACCTGCTGTCATTGGAATGTATTATCGGTGGCGGCTCCTGGATTCTGGCTTCAGCCTTCAACGCGCTGGGTCGTCCGGGGCTTGTATTGTTCCGGCAAATTGTAGCCTACGCGATCACCGTCGGTCTGTTTTTTATTTGTACACCGATTTTCGGTCTGGACGGCATTGCCATTGCTTTGCTCGCAGGCGCTTGTATACGGCTGGCATTCTCATTATTTTCATTTCCTATGTTTTTTAATGTTCCGCTATCACGGATCGTTTTTGATAAAAGTGACATCACGTTTGTCATTCAGACCATACAAAAGAAGCGCAGGAAGGGAGAACTGAAAGATGCCGAATTCGCATCCCATGGCTAA
- a CDS encoding polysaccharide pyruvyl transferase family protein, with protein MPNSHPMAKLKNKLSVILDVVPQGSNIIYVDYPVYNNGGDVLIMKGTEAFFKDNGIHVRARYSAMDIPDQLHIPGDCIIVCHGGGNFGDLYLNHQNLRERIVRDFPNHRIVIMPQTIHFQSEQKANEVAALFNGHPDLHMFVRDTRSYQWAKDKLNQCNITLCPDMAHQLWPLKPTTETVKDVLYFLRTDIETVGGQKKFDDEAHAAHRLDWDTLFTPLEVKGIVYFQKFYRLNKKIGGPLPTRTFWYKYTDHLMNKAVTLFSSYREVRTSRLHGHILACLLDMPHMVIDNSYGKNSQYYNTWTQPNPKARLFNDAPEELEQPS; from the coding sequence ATGCCGAATTCGCATCCCATGGCTAAACTGAAAAATAAGCTGAGCGTCATTCTCGACGTAGTCCCTCAAGGCTCGAATATCATTTATGTCGACTATCCCGTTTATAATAATGGTGGGGATGTACTCATCATGAAAGGCACCGAGGCATTTTTCAAGGATAACGGTATTCATGTCCGTGCCCGTTACAGCGCTATGGACATTCCCGATCAGCTTCACATTCCGGGCGACTGCATTATCGTGTGCCACGGCGGCGGCAATTTCGGCGATTTATACTTAAATCATCAAAATTTGCGAGAACGCATCGTTCGCGATTTCCCTAACCACCGAATTGTCATCATGCCACAGACGATTCACTTTCAGTCTGAACAGAAAGCCAATGAGGTCGCTGCCCTGTTCAATGGCCACCCCGATCTGCATATGTTTGTACGTGACACACGCTCTTATCAGTGGGCCAAGGACAAGCTGAATCAATGCAACATCACGTTATGTCCGGATATGGCACACCAACTCTGGCCATTAAAGCCGACTACGGAAACCGTGAAGGACGTACTGTACTTCCTGCGTACCGATATTGAAACGGTAGGGGGGCAAAAGAAATTTGACGACGAGGCCCATGCAGCCCATCGTCTGGATTGGGACACTTTGTTCACTCCGCTGGAGGTGAAGGGGATCGTCTACTTCCAAAAGTTTTACCGTTTGAATAAAAAAATCGGTGGACCATTGCCGACGCGCACCTTTTGGTACAAATACACGGACCATCTGATGAACAAAGCGGTCACGCTGTTCAGTTCTTACCGCGAGGTTCGTACCTCACGGCTGCACGGTCATATTCTGGCTTGTCTGCTCGATATGCCGCATATGGTTATTGATAATTCCTACGGAAAAAATTCTCAATATTATAATACCTGGACTCAGCCAAATCCCAAGGCGAGGCTGTTTAACGATGCACCTGAGGAATTAGAGCAGCCGTCTTAA
- the def gene encoding peptide deformylase, giving the protein MSNQSMDMLLTKDIVREGETILRTKVDPVCLPLSEEDLQQMQWMLDYLKNSQNEELATRYELRPGVGLSANQVGLNKRMCAIYYEDGDQTIEYALFNPKLVSHSTSMIYLEQGEGCLSVDRYIPGYVPRYEKIRIKAILPDGTQELLTFKGYAAIVVQHEMDHLDGIMFYDRINPEDPHKLPQGVHIEPFVRK; this is encoded by the coding sequence ATGAGCAATCAATCGATGGACATGCTTCTCACCAAGGATATCGTGCGTGAAGGGGAAACGATTTTGCGTACAAAGGTTGATCCGGTATGCCTGCCGCTGTCTGAAGAGGACCTTCAACAGATGCAATGGATGCTGGATTATCTGAAAAATAGCCAAAATGAAGAGCTGGCCACCCGCTATGAGCTGCGCCCGGGTGTGGGGCTATCCGCCAACCAGGTAGGTCTGAATAAAAGAATGTGCGCTATCTATTATGAGGATGGAGACCAAACGATAGAGTATGCGCTGTTTAATCCGAAGCTGGTCAGCCACTCCACATCCATGATTTATTTGGAACAGGGAGAAGGGTGCTTGTCAGTGGATCGTTACATACCCGGATATGTGCCGCGTTATGAAAAAATTCGCATTAAGGCCATTTTGCCGGACGGAACGCAGGAACTATTGACCTTCAAAGGCTATGCAGCGATTGTGGTACAGCATGAAATGGACCATTTGGACGGTATTATGTTCTATGACCGCATCAACCCGGAAGATCCGCATAAGCTTCCACAGGGAGTTCATATTGAACCTTTTGTGCGTAAATAG
- a CDS encoding cache domain-containing sensor histidine kinase, translated as MYRGVRHLMNNMRMRNKLLFSYVLIVMIPVLVVGGCVTFYLRQQALDSAIAQTVNNVEKIKSQTANLLRVPTDISNGLMFDKRLKEMANRRYSGMVELMNAYHQYKDFNEYVQQYREIATIRFYSYNPTLVNNLEFIPVDSGIERQEWFKTALKGTAINWFYIQDKEDNPVNRLSLVRQIPFPEYHTKGVLMIALSQTELNHMLSKEQFETLIADRNGIVVAATNPQSVGQTLAGLHLGFDVQRAGKGIYEAKINGKPSNIIVDELLPTSSVSGFTIISVFSTEHIVQGANRVSLIGALCVLAVLIMALILITIISWLITKRLQRLSYELDKVASGDFHVVSSVEGRDEIGDLSRRFNYMVTSIRQLMTQVYEASEQNNRLELAQKDIKLKMMASQINPHFLFNALESIRMKAHLNGEAEIATTVRLLGKLMRRNLEIGSGTTTVRQELDMVRSYLQIQQFRFGNRLIYEVNLEEHAEDISIPPLIIQPLVENAVIHGLENKEEPVTVKVDITMEQRELHIKVADDGIGMEAEQLACLLARIRGTDEPEGSSIGLRNVHQRLMLMYGERYGLQIESVLQAGTAVYFSIPKEEDSNV; from the coding sequence ATGTATCGTGGAGTAAGGCATTTGATGAACAATATGCGCATGCGCAATAAGCTGCTCTTCTCCTATGTGCTGATTGTCATGATCCCGGTGCTGGTGGTGGGTGGCTGTGTTACTTTTTATTTGCGTCAGCAGGCACTCGACAGTGCGATTGCCCAGACGGTAAACAATGTGGAAAAGATTAAGAGCCAGACTGCCAATTTACTGCGCGTGCCAACAGATATTTCAAATGGACTGATGTTCGATAAAAGGCTCAAGGAAATGGCGAACCGTCGTTATTCAGGCATGGTTGAGCTAATGAATGCGTATCATCAATACAAGGATTTTAATGAGTATGTGCAGCAGTATCGAGAAATTGCTACCATTCGGTTTTATTCGTACAATCCGACGCTTGTCAATAATCTGGAGTTTATTCCAGTGGACTCCGGCATAGAGCGTCAGGAATGGTTTAAGACGGCTTTGAAGGGGACGGCGATTAACTGGTTTTATATTCAGGATAAGGAGGATAATCCGGTTAATCGCTTGAGTCTGGTGCGGCAAATTCCGTTTCCTGAATACCATACCAAGGGAGTTTTGATGATAGCCCTGAGTCAGACGGAGCTGAATCATATGCTGAGCAAGGAGCAGTTTGAAACACTGATTGCGGATCGCAACGGGATTGTGGTTGCAGCAACTAATCCGCAGTCGGTGGGGCAGACGTTGGCGGGTTTACATCTGGGCTTTGATGTCCAGCGGGCGGGCAAGGGGATATATGAAGCCAAAATAAACGGAAAGCCCTCGAACATTATTGTGGATGAGCTGCTGCCGACCTCAAGTGTGAGCGGATTCACCATTATTTCAGTGTTTTCGACGGAACATATCGTGCAGGGGGCGAACCGGGTCAGCCTGATTGGTGCATTATGTGTTCTTGCGGTACTGATCATGGCGCTGATTTTGATTACCATCATTTCGTGGCTCATTACCAAACGGCTGCAGCGGTTGAGCTATGAACTGGATAAAGTAGCCTCAGGTGATTTCCATGTGGTGTCAAGTGTGGAGGGAAGGGACGAGATTGGGGATTTATCCCGCCGTTTCAACTATATGGTGACCAGCATCCGCCAACTGATGACGCAGGTATACGAAGCGAGTGAGCAAAATAACAGACTCGAACTGGCGCAAAAGGATATCAAGCTAAAAATGATGGCCAGTCAAATTAATCCGCACTTCCTGTTTAATGCGCTGGAATCCATCCGAATGAAGGCACATCTGAACGGGGAAGCCGAAATTGCAACGACGGTGCGCTTGCTTGGCAAGCTGATGCGGCGGAATCTGGAGATTGGCAGCGGTACAACGACGGTGCGTCAGGAACTGGATATGGTGCGGTCCTATTTGCAAATTCAGCAGTTCCGATTCGGAAATCGTTTGATCTATGAAGTGAATCTGGAAGAGCACGCTGAGGACATATCTATCCCTCCTTTAATCATACAGCCGCTGGTGGAAAATGCAGTCATTCATGGCCTCGAAAATAAGGAAGAGCCGGTCACGGTAAAAGTAGATATCACAATGGAGCAACGAGAACTCCACATTAAAGTAGCAGATGATGGAATCGGCATGGAAGCAGAGCAACTGGCCTGTCTGCTGGCACGTATCAGGGGAACGGATGAGCCGGAAGGGAGCAGTATTGGTCTGCGTAATGTTCACCAACGTCTAATGTTGATGTATGGCGAACGTTATGGTTTGCAGATTGAAAGCGTGTTGCAGGCAGGAACAGCTGTATATTTTTCCATACCCAAGGAGGAGGATTCGAATGTATAA
- a CDS encoding response regulator transcription factor, which produces MYKAMIVDDEPAIREGLSSIIDWGDCGFRIVDTAGSGREALEKFEEHQPELVIVDIRMPGMSGLEVIRSIREMNSEPFHFLILSGYADFDYARQAMGFGVDGYLLKPVDEEEMTAELKRVRRSIEDEKENGKWGGASHHERDWIEALLFPVQADGAICDTREIGSPLDEEIRQNEQHEQHLALPALDWDSYQIILLDLRIPDWDRQARQAAAKQRLAEMCREQGRGMVFEAGIYTGLLLPATVRTEEKAAALLAAWRQELKPWATEIYAAAGDPVAKLTDIPSSFEQALRLLERTFLFGMERVMLSSDLHQLEAMNADMDEASNKTADPVRYAEKLYYALDMASREAALRVLKEMKVQFPQVYRTEAAIKAAFAQAFTLALNKYATGQDQSRAVLEEHSSLITDVYAHSTLGELVDHSVEHILQWIGQTDSGDKEIIMKQMVDFIHSHYDENLRLELLADMFNYNSGYLGKLFKSHTGEAFNAYLDKVRIERARELLAQGIKVHQVAGRVGYANADYFHSKFKKYAGMSPSSYRNRVQNDGGTDGC; this is translated from the coding sequence ATGTATAAAGCGATGATTGTGGATGATGAGCCTGCGATTCGAGAAGGACTTTCCTCCATTATTGACTGGGGGGATTGTGGCTTTCGGATTGTAGATACAGCAGGGAGCGGGCGCGAGGCTTTGGAAAAATTCGAAGAGCACCAGCCGGAGCTGGTTATTGTCGATATTCGTATGCCAGGCATGAGTGGGCTGGAGGTCATACGGAGCATACGTGAAATGAACAGTGAGCCGTTCCATTTTCTTATATTAAGCGGATATGCAGACTTTGATTATGCCCGGCAAGCCATGGGTTTCGGAGTGGATGGTTATTTGTTGAAGCCCGTCGATGAGGAAGAGATGACGGCAGAGCTGAAACGGGTGCGGCGAAGCATTGAGGACGAAAAGGAAAACGGCAAGTGGGGAGGTGCTTCTCACCATGAGCGTGATTGGATTGAAGCACTGCTGTTTCCGGTTCAAGCGGATGGGGCTATATGCGATACAAGGGAAATTGGTAGTCCTTTGGATGAAGAGATACGACAAAATGAACAGCACGAGCAGCATCTGGCACTGCCGGCTTTGGATTGGGACAGCTATCAGATTATTCTTCTGGATCTGCGGATACCTGACTGGGATCGGCAAGCCCGGCAAGCAGCAGCCAAACAGCGTCTGGCAGAGATGTGCCGGGAGCAGGGCAGAGGCATGGTGTTTGAGGCCGGAATCTATACAGGTCTGCTGCTTCCCGCCACGGTGAGAACGGAGGAAAAGGCTGCTGCGCTGCTGGCAGCCTGGCGACAAGAGCTAAAGCCGTGGGCAACCGAGATTTATGCGGCTGCTGGTGATCCGGTGGCGAAATTAACCGATATTCCCAGCTCTTTTGAACAGGCGCTGCGGCTATTAGAGCGTACCTTTCTGTTTGGGATGGAAAGGGTGATGCTCTCCAGTGATCTGCATCAGTTGGAAGCGATGAACGCCGATATGGACGAGGCGTCCAATAAAACTGCAGACCCCGTGCGTTACGCAGAAAAGCTGTACTATGCGCTGGACATGGCAAGCCGGGAAGCGGCGCTGCGTGTATTAAAGGAAATGAAAGTCCAATTTCCTCAGGTTTATCGCACAGAAGCTGCAATTAAGGCGGCATTTGCCCAGGCGTTTACATTGGCGCTCAATAAGTATGCGACTGGACAGGATCAGAGCCGAGCGGTGTTGGAGGAGCATTCCAGCTTGATTACCGATGTATATGCCCATTCTACACTGGGAGAGCTGGTCGATCACTCTGTTGAGCATATTTTGCAATGGATAGGTCAGACTGATTCAGGCGACAAGGAGATCATTATGAAGCAAATGGTAGATTTCATACATAGTCACTATGATGAAAATTTGCGGCTGGAGTTATTGGCAGACATGTTCAACTACAACAGTGGTTATTTGGGCAAACTGTTCAAAAGCCATACCGGCGAGGCTTTTAATGCCTACCTGGATAAAGTAAGGATTGAGCGAGCCAGGGAATTGCTTGCACAGGGAATTAAGGTGCATCAGGTAGCAGGTCGTGTGGGGTATGCGAATGCTGATTATTTTCATAGTAAATTCAAAAAGTATGCTGGGATGTCGCCTTCCTCCTACCGTAATCGGGTTCAGAATGACGGAGGGACGGATGGCTGTTAA
- a CDS encoding cytochrome ubiquinol oxidase subunit I: protein MDVLELARLQFATTTILHFVYVPISIGLSLLVAIMETMYVIKKNDLYKKMAQFWGTFLLINFAVGVVTGILQEFQFGMNWSDFSRFVGDVFGTPLAIEALLAFFLESTFIGLWVFGWERLSKGVHLICMWLVSIGTMLSALWILAANSFMQRPVGYGIENGRAEMQDFAALLTNEQLLWEYPHTIFAAIATGAFLVAGISAWKLMHKKNMDFFKPSFKLSIIVGLISAIAIPMFGHGQAQYLVKTQPMKMAASEALWENSGDPAPWTVVADIDPDQQENTFEIKVPFALSFLSYSKFSGSVPGMKELQAQYEKTYGPGDYIPPVRTTFWSFRIMIAAGCAMIALALYGAYLSFRKKLEGSHRWFYRLMLWGISLPFIGNTAGWIMTEMGRQPWTVFGLLQTKDSVSPTVVAGEVLFSLIAFTTLYLVLTGVLAFLFARTARKGPDIEPHQHTVIHDPFAQGGDTIVVK, encoded by the coding sequence ATGGACGTATTAGAATTGGCACGGTTGCAGTTTGCGACAACTACGATTCTTCACTTTGTTTACGTGCCGATCTCCATTGGATTGTCATTGTTGGTGGCGATCATGGAGACCATGTATGTAATCAAAAAAAATGATTTGTACAAAAAAATGGCTCAATTTTGGGGGACGTTTCTGTTAATCAACTTTGCAGTAGGCGTGGTAACCGGGATTTTGCAGGAATTTCAGTTCGGGATGAACTGGTCCGACTTTTCCCGTTTTGTCGGCGATGTATTTGGTACACCGCTGGCGATTGAAGCGCTGCTTGCATTTTTTCTGGAATCCACCTTTATCGGCTTATGGGTATTCGGTTGGGAAAGGCTGTCCAAGGGTGTCCATTTAATTTGTATGTGGCTGGTTTCTATCGGTACGATGCTCTCGGCTTTGTGGATTCTGGCTGCCAATTCGTTCATGCAGCGTCCCGTAGGATACGGGATCGAAAATGGACGTGCAGAAATGCAGGATTTTGCTGCTCTGCTAACGAACGAGCAGCTTTTGTGGGAGTATCCTCACACCATATTTGCCGCCATTGCAACCGGGGCTTTCCTCGTAGCAGGCATTAGTGCCTGGAAGCTGATGCATAAAAAGAATATGGACTTTTTTAAACCTTCTTTTAAATTGAGCATTATTGTTGGATTAATCAGTGCTATTGCTATTCCTATGTTTGGTCATGGACAGGCTCAATATTTGGTCAAAACACAGCCCATGAAGATGGCTGCCAGTGAAGCCTTATGGGAAAACAGTGGTGACCCGGCGCCTTGGACGGTTGTAGCAGATATTGATCCTGATCAGCAGGAAAATACCTTTGAGATTAAAGTTCCGTTTGCACTGAGCTTTTTGTCGTATAGCAAGTTTTCCGGCTCCGTGCCTGGTATGAAGGAGCTTCAGGCACAGTATGAAAAAACCTATGGTCCGGGGGATTATATTCCACCAGTACGTACTACCTTCTGGAGCTTCCGCATTATGATTGCGGCGGGATGTGCCATGATTGCACTTGCTCTGTACGGAGCTTACCTGAGTTTTCGCAAAAAATTGGAGGGCTCTCATCGTTGGTTCTATCGTCTGATGCTGTGGGGGATATCGCTCCCATTCATCGGGAATACTGCGGGCTGGATTATGACCGAAATGGGCCGCCAGCCGTGGACGGTGTTTGGCTTGCTTCAAACGAAGGATTCTGTTTCACCTACCGTTGTAGCAGGAGAAGTGCTGTTCTCGTTGATTGCATTTACGACGCTGTATCTCGTTTTAACGGGTGTACTGGCATTCCTGTTTGCTCGTACAGCTCGTAAAGGTCCAGATATAGAGCCGCATCAGCATACGGTCATTCATGATCCATTTGCTCAAGGGGGTGACACCATTGTCGTTAAATGA
- the cydB gene encoding cytochrome d ubiquinol oxidase subunit II — protein sequence MSLNDLWFLLIAVLFTGFFFLEGFDFGVGMATGLVPRNDQQKRLMINTIGPFWDANEVWLITAAGAMFAAFPHFYATMFSGYYLVFVFILLGLILRGVSFEFRGKAEGKWWTDTWDACILIGSFLPPMLFGMAFAALVRGVPIQQNMDLKAGFSDVFNGYTVWIGLTVVGMCLMHGLTFVSLRTVGEVRDRARMIASKFLPVLGILLAGMVVWTYFATDLFARRGPFMYAAVAVGIIAYVLAWYFLKQRREGWAFGMTGAIILLSFVSLFVGLFPRFMVSSINSAFDLTIYNASSSHYTLKAMTIVAATLLPFVLAYQAWSYFVFHKRLSEKDHLEY from the coding sequence TTGTCGTTAAATGATTTATGGTTTTTGTTGATCGCTGTGCTGTTTACCGGCTTTTTCTTTCTGGAGGGGTTTGATTTTGGCGTAGGGATGGCGACGGGGTTGGTGCCGCGTAATGACCAGCAAAAACGTTTGATGATCAATACGATTGGCCCGTTTTGGGATGCCAATGAGGTGTGGCTGATCACAGCAGCAGGTGCGATGTTTGCCGCTTTCCCGCACTTTTATGCGACCATGTTCAGCGGATATTATCTGGTATTTGTGTTCATCCTGCTAGGTTTGATCTTGCGTGGAGTTTCCTTTGAATTCCGTGGCAAGGCAGAAGGCAAGTGGTGGACAGACACGTGGGATGCTTGCATTCTAATAGGCAGCTTCCTGCCGCCGATGCTATTTGGTATGGCCTTTGCCGCTTTGGTGAGAGGTGTGCCTATCCAGCAAAACATGGATTTAAAAGCGGGATTTTCCGATGTGTTCAACGGATATACGGTATGGATCGGACTGACCGTAGTCGGGATGTGCCTGATGCATGGACTGACGTTTGTTTCTTTGCGGACGGTTGGAGAGGTGAGAGATCGCGCTCGTATGATCGCGTCCAAATTCCTGCCAGTATTGGGTATTTTACTTGCCGGAATGGTGGTATGGACTTATTTTGCAACAGACTTATTCGCACGTCGTGGTCCTTTTATGTATGCCGCGGTTGCGGTCGGAATTATCGCCTATGTGCTCGCATGGTATTTCCTGAAGCAACGTCGTGAAGGCTGGGCCTTCGGAATGACGGGTGCCATCATTTTGCTGAGCTTCGTTTCATTATTCGTCGGCTTGTTCCCGAGATTTATGGTGAGTTCGATCAACAGCGCATTTGATTTGACGATTTATAATGCAAGCTCCAGTCATTACACGCTGAAGGCCATGACGATTGTTGCAGCAACGCTTTTACCCTTTGTGCTGGCCTACCAGGCGTGGAGCTATTTTGTTTTCCATAAGCGTCTCAGTGAAAAGGATCATTTGGAATACTAA
- the cydD gene encoding thiol reductant ABC exporter subunit CydD has product MDKAWFELKGIRPVMLLLAALSLLQGAAVIAQATFLAKAVTILFEQHPLVMAWPSLALFLAAFAARHTVIWLQRRTAGRFAEASGASLRERLLARLFERGPGFAAKEGSGKLVTLALDGVDRFRTYLELSIPRMMDMLAVTLLVLVYVFTLDVISGVILTTTMPILVGFFILLGLAARKQADKQWRSYRLLSHHFTDSLRGLQTLRFLGRSREHGDTVGKVSDQYRAATMRTLRVAFLSSFALDFFSMLSVAFVAVGLGLRLISGSVGLEAALMVLILAPDYFMPIRQLGSDYHASLDGKEAWGAMRSILAKDERHTDSADVSTGHGSAVNAKNGGNGGNGNGLAITGQETLRLSDVCLLNEDGSARLDHVSASIEPHVNRIGIVGASGAGKTTLLSLLGGFADPTAGELSLNGCPLAGDAKAEWQRHIAYIPQHPYLFSASLADNIRFYEPEASNEQVEWAIDAVGLRELVDGLPGGLNEPIGEAGRTLSGGQAQRIALARALLSNRPVILLDEPTAHLDIETEWELKQTILSVLQHKRIFLATHRLHWMPDMDCVWMMNQGRLEEAGTHKQLVARKGAYFRLLTGMTEEGGGRYESGGQ; this is encoded by the coding sequence ATGGATAAAGCATGGTTTGAATTAAAGGGCATTCGGCCGGTCATGCTGCTGCTGGCCGCCCTTTCCCTTCTCCAGGGGGCCGCTGTGATTGCGCAAGCGACCTTTTTGGCGAAGGCGGTGACGATTTTATTTGAACAACATCCGCTGGTGATGGCTTGGCCGTCACTGGCGCTGTTTTTGGCGGCTTTTGCAGCAAGGCATACGGTGATCTGGCTGCAACGCCGGACAGCAGGCCGTTTTGCCGAAGCATCAGGCGCTTCCTTGCGGGAGCGTCTGCTTGCACGTTTGTTCGAGCGTGGGCCGGGGTTTGCCGCGAAGGAAGGCAGCGGCAAGCTGGTAACGCTGGCGCTGGACGGAGTGGACCGTTTTCGCACATATTTGGAGCTGTCCATCCCTCGTATGATGGATATGCTGGCTGTAACTTTACTGGTGCTTGTATATGTTTTCACATTGGATGTCATTTCAGGTGTCATTTTGACGACGACAATGCCGATTCTGGTGGGCTTCTTTATTTTGCTTGGCTTGGCGGCGCGTAAGCAGGCAGACAAGCAGTGGCGTTCCTATCGTCTGCTGTCGCATCATTTTACGGATTCGCTGCGTGGGCTACAGACCTTACGATTCCTGGGCCGCAGTCGAGAGCATGGGGACACCGTTGGGAAGGTTAGTGACCAGTACAGGGCGGCAACGATGCGTACGCTGCGAGTAGCATTTCTTTCCTCGTTTGCTCTCGACTTTTTTAGTATGCTGTCAGTTGCTTTTGTAGCGGTAGGCTTGGGGTTGCGCCTGATTAGTGGATCGGTGGGCCTGGAGGCAGCGCTTATGGTACTCATTTTGGCACCGGATTATTTTATGCCAATCCGTCAGTTGGGATCAGACTATCATGCCTCGCTAGATGGCAAGGAGGCTTGGGGTGCGATGCGATCTATTCTGGCTAAAGATGAACGACATACCGATTCCGCAGATGTCTCCACGGGTCATGGCAGCGCGGTTAATGCTAAAAATGGTGGTAATGGCGGCAATGGTAATGGCCTAGCTATCACAGGACAGGAAACCCTGAGGCTGTCGGATGTATGCCTCCTCAATGAGGACGGCTCGGCAAGGCTTGATCATGTATCTGCAAGCATTGAGCCGCACGTGAATAGGATTGGCATCGTTGGAGCCAGCGGCGCAGGCAAAACAACGCTGCTCAGTTTGCTTGGCGGCTTTGCCGATCCGACTGCGGGCGAACTGAGCCTGAATGGATGCCCTTTAGCCGGTGATGCCAAAGCCGAATGGCAGCGGCACATTGCCTATATTCCGCAGCATCCATATCTGTTCAGCGCTTCTTTGGCGGATAATATCCGCTTTTATGAGCCGGAGGCATCGAACGAGCAGGTGGAATGGGCGATTGACGCAGTAGGACTCCGCGAGTTGGTGGATGGACTTCCGGGCGGGTTGAATGAGCCTATTGGTGAAGCGGGTCGGACGCTGAGTGGAGGACAGGCGCAGCGGATTGCCTTGGCGCGTGCCTTGCTGAGCAATCGTCCGGTCATTTTATTGGATGAGCCAACGGCCCATCTGGATATTGAGACGGAATGGGAGCTGAAGCAGACGATTTTGTCCGTTTTGCAGCACAAGCGAATCTTTCTTGCCACCCATCGGCTCCATTGGATGCCGGATATGGATTGTGTCTGGATGATGAATCAAGGACGTCTCGAAGAAGCAGGCACTCACAAGCAATTGGTTGCACGCAAGGGAGCATATTTCCGATTGCTGACAGGAATGACGGAAGAGGGGGGCGGACGATATGAGAGTGGCGGACAATAG